Proteins from a single region of Lates calcarifer isolate ASB-BC8 linkage group LG19, TLL_Latcal_v3, whole genome shotgun sequence:
- the rps6kl1 gene encoding ribosomal protein S6 kinase delta-1 → MAKRDYLVEAAKQIRMALDSEVNEDYEAAFSYYKNGVDLLLNGVQLDPNKDRREAVKRKTTQYLKRAEEIFITHLQDNLGKGSSHLGGYSSLRFRPIRHLSSPVEDLEMCKVVGVTDKVMIVQSMVNKETFVVKSLVKSSWESRDQPTIIPQGVPYMVKLLRYYVSEDAVYLHLEHVKGGRLFSKLHKLRSEKAKEHPECFTSGQHSIKLKTSYTSPTISMDYQHSNRGGTSVIPEKLNDESPDTDFPTSWDETQQRLESCGTHSYIEETGCLQNTRSAASFYTKLDRLSLHSGPPRTQVNTRIHPPAPSLCLHSSESQEKPALPLSCARVSQALDVMSELQKKKPGMGLIECSSEFEVAWKAADPAHNCEKINPYAVTDGDLHSTLGQTAPHTIQTSFIKAGAPNSENNGLSSSPAILHLPLHCQTQIRGRASWDINGSNQGSVLCGNSADIVTDSKHDRSSPTTEERNGMVVIRSTDRAVFSDHIDTKITSESSWPSSTSLYHSTAGKQGTLSGVPLSLSGVKYKGETCSSEAREGVEEAYELLSPREKVAPAKVGSFMSWFSSGPPGAPPHRRGEDKDAFVKPEESEGQGDDQIIEVDGWCHLPRFPVKSSAPAGKATQTCWGLPEAEVRVWGAQILLALESLHQQGILCRDLNPRNVLLTSNGKVCLTFFGQWSEVQSEISSKAMEQMYCAPEIGGVSRITEACDWWSLGALLFELLTGMPLWQLHPAGIHSHTQLLIPDHLSAAAASLLTELLQFDAGYRLGSGGGGVSDIKCHPFFSSISWKALSC, encoded by the exons atGGCAAAGAGAGATTACCTGGTGGAGGCAGCCAAGCAGATCCGCATGGCACTGGACAGCGAGGTCAATGAGGACTATGAGGCAGCTTTCAGTTACTATAAGAATGGGGTGGACTTACTGCTGAATGGGGTTCAAT TGGACCCTAACAAAGATCGCCGGGAAGCTGTGAAGAGGAAGACAACCCAGTATCTGAAGAGAGCTGAAGAAATCTTCATAACACATCTGCAGGATAACCTAGGGAAGGGAAGCTCTCATTTAGGG GGTTACAGCAGTCTGAGATTCCGTCCAATCAGACACTTGAGTTCACCCGTGGAGGATCTAGAGATGTGTAAGGTTGTCGGAGTGACTGATAAG GTCATGATTGTCCAAAGTATGGTCAATAAGGAAACATTTGTTGTAAAG AGTCTGGTCAAGTCAAGCTGGGAGAGCAGGGACCAGCCAACCATCATTCCTCAGGGGGTGCCATACATGGTTAAGTTGCTAAGGTATTATGTCAGTGAAGATGCTGTGTACCTGCACCTTGAGCATGTCAAAG GTGGGAGGCTCTTCTCCAAGCTGCACAAGCTGAGGAGTGAGAAGGCCAAAGAACACCCAGAATGCTTCACATCTGGCCAGCACAGCATCAAGCTGAAGACCAGCTACACCTCTCCCACAATCAGCATGGACTACCAGCACAGCAACAGAGGAGGCACATCGGTGATTCCCGAGAAATTAAATGACGAGAGCCCAGATACGGATTTCCCCACTTCATGGGATGAGACCCAGCAGCGTCTGGAGAGCTGCGGGACTCACTCCTACATCGAGGAGACAGGTTGTCTGCAGAACACACGCTCTGCAGCATCATTTTACACCAAGCTTGACCGACTGAGTCTGCATTCCGGCCCGCCGAGGACACAGGTCAACACCCGCATCCATCCACCAGCTCCTAGTTTGTGTTTGCACTCCAGTGAATCTCAGGAAAagcctgctcttcctctctcttgtgCCCGTGTCAGTCAAGCTCTTGACGTCATGTCCGAACTCCAGAAAAAGAAACCTGGAATGGGACTGATAGAGTGCAGCTCAGAGTTCGAAGTGGCTTGGAAAGCTGCGGATCCAGCACACAACTGTGAGAAAATAAACCCCTATGCAGTGACTGACGGTGATTTACACAGCACACTAGGACAAACTGCACCTCATACAATTCAGACCTCATTTATAAAAGCAGGAGCGccaaacagtgaaaataatggTTTGAGTTCCTCCCCTGCCATTCTGCATCTTCCCCTCCATTGCCAAACCCAGATCCGTGGCAGGGCATCATGGGATATCAATGGCTCTAACCAAGGATCTGTTTTATGTGGTAACTCTGCAGACATAGTTACAGACTCAAAGCATGACAGAAGCAGTCCcaccacagaggagaggaatggTATGGTAGTCATCAGgagcacagacagagcagtATTTTCTGACCACATAGACACAAAAATCACCTCAGAAAGCTCCTGGCCTTCTTCCACTTCACTCTaccacagcactgcaggaaaACAGGGGACACTGTCAGGGGTCCCCCTTTCTCTTTCAGGGGTGAAATACAAAGGGGAAACATGCTCCAGTGAGGCAAGAGAGGGAGTAGAGGAAGCCTACGAATTGCTGAGTCCTAGAGAGAAGGTGGCACCTGCAAAAGTAGGATCATTTATGAGCTGGTTCTCCTCTGGCCCCCCTGGAGCCCCAccccacaggagaggagaggacaaggATGCTTTCGTTAAACCAGAGGAATCAGAGGGGCAGGGAGACGATCAGATCATCGAGGTGGATGGCTGGTGCCACCTGCCTCGGTTCCCCGTCAAGTCCTCCGCACCTGCAGGTAAGGCCACGCAGACCTGCTGGGGGCTTCCCGAGGCAGAGGTGCGCGTCTGGGGGGCACAGATCCTGTTGGCCCTGGAGAGTCTGCATCAGCAAGGCATCCTGTGTCGGGATCTCAACCCTAGAAATGTTCTGCTCACCAGCAATG GAAAggtgtgtttgacatttttcggCCAGTGGAGCGAGGTTCAGTCAGAGATTAGCTCCAAAGCTATGGAACAGATGTACTGTGCTCCAG AAATTGGTGGGGTGTCCAGGATTACAGAGGCTTGTGACTGGTGGAGTCTTGGGGCCTTGTTGTTTGAGCTTCTAACAGGAATG CCGCTGTGGCAGCTTCACCCAGCAGGAATCCACTCTCACACCCAACTGCTCATCCCTGACCACCTGAGCGCTGCAGCTGCATCTCTGCTCACTGAG TTGCTTCAGTTCGATGCTGGCTATCGCCTGGGttctggaggtggaggtgtgagTGACATCAAGTGCCATCCCTTCTTCAGCAGTATCTCATGGAAAGCTCTGAGCTGCTAG